The Zootoca vivipara chromosome 4, rZooViv1.1, whole genome shotgun sequence genome has a segment encoding these proteins:
- the GPR18 gene encoding N-arachidonyl glycine receptor, which translates to MSGSDHPEEYRISSLVFYSFIFTIGLFVNVTALWVFSCTTKKRTTITIYMMNVALLDLLFIFSLPFRMLYYSKRSWLFGDVVCQVLSAFTIFYPSIALWLLAFISVDRYLAVVQPKHAKELKNTTKALIACIGLWITTLATSSPLLFLDSDPDRTSNFTTCVKMMDIIYLKEVNVLNFSRLILFFLIPLFIMIGCYLVIIHSLIRGRTSKLKPKAKERSIRIIVTLIIQVLVCFVPFHICFAFLMLQHGPVSYNPWGAFTTFLMNLSTCLDVILYYLVSKQFQARVISVMLYRNYLRSVRRKSIRSGSMRSLSNINSEMI; encoded by the coding sequence ATGTCTGGAAGCGATCATCCTGAAGAGTACAGAATTTCATCGCTTGTCTTCTACAGCTTTATTTTCACAATTGGCTTATTTGTTAACGTCACGGCTCTCTGGGTCTTCAGCTGCACCACCAAGAAGAGAACAACTATAACTATCTACATGATGAACGTTGCATTGCTTGACTTGCTGTTTATATTTTCCTTGCCTTTTCGGATGCTTTACTATAGCAAACGGTCTTGGTTATTTGGAGATGTCGTCTGCCAGGTTCTTAGTGCATTTACAATTTTTTACCCCAGCATCGCTCTATGGCTGCTAGCTTTTATAAGCGTGGATAGATATCTGGCTGTTGTGCAGCCCAAACATGCTAAAGAACTCAAGAACACAACCAAAGCTCTGATAGCCTGCATAGGCCTTTGGATAACGACTCTAGCGACATCTTCTCCACTGTTATTCTTAGATTCTGATCCAGACAGAACTTCAAACTTCACCACATGCGTTAAGATGATGGATATTATCTACCTAAAGGAAGTCAATGTATTAAATTTTTCTCGACTGATTCTTTTCTTCTTGATCCCTCTATTTATCATGATTGGTTGTTACCTAGTCATCATTCACAGTCTCATTCGTGGAAGAACTTCCAAGCTGAAACCAAAGGCTAAAGAGAGGTCCATCAGAATTATTGTGACACTGATTATCCAAGTGCTTGTGTGTTTTGTGCCTTTtcacatctgttttgcatttctgATGCTCCAGCATGGACCTGTAAGTTACAACCCATGGGGAGCATTTACCACCTTTCTCATGAATCTCAGCACATGTCTAGACGTAATTTTGTACTATCTTGTTTCTAAACAATTTCAGGCCCGAGTGATCAGTGTCATGCTTTATCGCAATTATCTTCGAAGTGTACGAAGGAAAAGTATACGATCTGGAAGCATGAGATCATTAAGTAATATCAACAGTGAGATGATATAA